One genomic region from Arthrobacter sp. FB24 encodes:
- a CDS encoding GlsB/YeaQ/YmgE family stress response membrane protein, which translates to MGFFAFLILGLIAGAIAKAILPGRQGGGIFITLLLGVVGAFLGGWIGSLLFGVGINEFFSLSTWLLAIGGAIIVLLVYGMITKRTAR; encoded by the coding sequence ATGGGTTTTTTCGCATTTCTGATTCTGGGCCTTATCGCTGGAGCAATCGCTAAGGCAATCCTCCCGGGCCGTCAGGGCGGTGGCATTTTCATCACCCTGCTCCTGGGCGTCGTAGGAGCTTTCCTCGGCGGCTGGATTGGTAGCCTGCTCTTCGGTGTTGGCATCAACGAGTTCTTCTCGCTGTCCACATGGCTCCTGGCCATTGGCGGCGCGATCATCGTCCTGCTTGTTTACGGCATGATCACCAAGCGCACGGCCCGCTAA
- a CDS encoding aldo/keto reductase translates to MALSPVIELNDGHRIPQIGLGTWPLDDHQVAAAVVNAVEGGYRHIDTAVKYGNEKGVGNGIRSSGLDRSELFITTKLDGEFQGQDRAVAGLDGSLKRLGLDYVDLLLIHWPLPRRDEFISTWKTFERLQADGKVRSIGVSNFKPAHLERLMAACDVVPAVNQIQVSPAITRIVDIAYNRRHGIVTESYSPLGAGSDLLNAPVLGRIAQKHGKTPGQIVLRWHVEQGLVAIPKTANPQRMKENLDIFGFTLDADDTSAIATLDGGDESGVNSDVQGH, encoded by the coding sequence ATGGCACTCTCACCAGTGATTGAGCTCAATGACGGACACCGGATTCCCCAGATCGGACTGGGGACCTGGCCGCTGGACGATCACCAGGTGGCTGCCGCCGTCGTGAACGCCGTGGAAGGCGGGTACCGGCACATCGACACCGCCGTGAAATACGGCAACGAAAAAGGTGTGGGAAACGGCATCCGCTCCAGCGGCCTTGACCGATCAGAACTGTTCATCACCACCAAACTGGACGGAGAATTTCAGGGGCAGGACAGGGCGGTGGCCGGCCTGGACGGATCACTCAAACGCCTCGGACTGGACTACGTGGACCTGCTTTTGATCCATTGGCCACTCCCCCGGCGGGATGAATTCATCTCCACCTGGAAAACTTTCGAGCGGTTGCAGGCGGACGGAAAAGTGCGGTCAATCGGTGTGTCCAACTTCAAACCGGCGCACTTGGAGCGACTCATGGCTGCCTGCGATGTTGTACCTGCCGTCAACCAGATCCAGGTCAGTCCGGCCATCACCCGGATAGTGGATATTGCCTACAACCGGCGCCATGGAATCGTCACCGAGTCGTACAGCCCCCTGGGTGCGGGCAGCGACCTCCTGAACGCGCCAGTGCTGGGGAGAATCGCCCAAAAGCATGGCAAGACCCCCGGTCAAATAGTGCTCCGCTGGCATGTTGAGCAGGGCCTTGTCGCCATCCCCAAAACGGCCAATCCACAGCGCATGAAAGAGAACCTGGACATCTTCGGTTTTACGTTGGACGCGGACGACACATCCGCCATTGCAACGCTGGACGGAGGTGACGAGTCCGGGGTTAATTCCGACGTTCAAGGCCACTGA
- a CDS encoding NAD-dependent epimerase/dehydratase family protein translates to MVSLPATVAAPSDILFIGGTGVISAAAAEHAVALGHRLTILNRGKSAGRPTPEGAEVVTADIRDSAAVREALRGRTFDAVADFISFTPEHAAAAIEQFSGRTGQYVFISSASAYQKPPARLPILESTPLRNPFWQYSRDKIACEDLLMRAYRDDGFPVTVVRPSHTYDRTKIALLGGWTDIHRMREGLPVLVHGDGTSLWTLTHSRDFAKAFVGLLDRPQAVGESYTITSDEFLPWDQVYRLFARAAGVAEPELVHVASETIAAHDSERGPWLLGDRAHSVVFDNSKVKSLVPSFQASIPFADGAREIVRWHDTHPELQQVDDGFMELSDRLVGWSRRR, encoded by the coding sequence CTGGTGAGTCTTCCGGCTACGGTTGCGGCGCCGTCGGACATCCTGTTCATCGGCGGAACCGGTGTGATCAGCGCGGCGGCGGCAGAACACGCCGTCGCGCTGGGCCACCGGCTGACGATCCTGAACCGCGGGAAATCGGCCGGCCGTCCGACTCCGGAAGGCGCAGAAGTCGTCACCGCCGACATCCGGGACAGCGCGGCCGTGCGCGAGGCGCTGCGCGGCCGCACCTTCGACGCCGTCGCGGACTTCATTTCGTTCACCCCGGAACATGCCGCGGCCGCCATCGAGCAATTTTCCGGCAGGACCGGCCAGTACGTGTTCATCAGTTCCGCCTCCGCCTATCAGAAACCGCCCGCCCGGCTGCCGATCCTGGAGTCGACGCCGCTGCGCAACCCCTTCTGGCAGTACTCGCGCGACAAAATAGCCTGCGAGGACCTGCTGATGCGGGCGTACCGCGACGACGGCTTCCCGGTCACCGTGGTCCGCCCTTCACACACTTACGACCGCACCAAAATCGCCCTGTTGGGCGGCTGGACGGACATCCACCGGATGCGGGAGGGCCTGCCGGTGCTGGTCCACGGCGACGGAACCTCGCTATGGACGCTGACGCACAGCAGGGACTTCGCCAAGGCCTTCGTGGGCCTGCTGGACCGGCCGCAGGCGGTGGGCGAAAGCTACACCATCACCTCGGATGAGTTCCTTCCCTGGGACCAGGTGTACCGGCTGTTTGCCCGGGCGGCAGGCGTCGCCGAGCCGGAACTGGTGCATGTGGCTTCTGAAACCATCGCGGCCCACGATTCCGAACGCGGCCCGTGGCTGCTCGGAGACAGGGCACACTCCGTGGTGTTCGACAACTCCAAGGTCAAGTCCCTCGTGCCCTCATTCCAGGCCTCCATCCCGTTCGCGGACGGCGCCCGAGAGATCGTCCGGTGGCATGATACCCACCCTGAGTTGCAGCAGGTCGACGACGGTTTCATGGAACTCAGCGACCGGCTGGTCGGCTGGTCCCGCCGGCGGTAG
- a CDS encoding aldo/keto reductase yields MQYTHLGRSGLQVSRLCLGTMNFGPQTEETVAHSIMDSAQDSGINFFDTANVYGGTDHRGWTEEIIGRWFAQGGERRERTVLATKLYGTMTDRPNESKLSALNIRRALDASLKRLQTDYIDIYQFHHIDRNTPWDEIWQAMEVAVQQGKILYAGSSNFAGWHIAQAQESAARRNFTGLVSEQSIYNLLTRDLELEVIPAAQQYGLGLIPWSPLHGGLLGGVLKKERDGVRRTEGRAAETLKKHQEQIRQYEDLADDLGHEPGDVALAWLLHQPAVTAPIVGPRTQEQLDAAIRALDVTLDEDALKRLDDIFPGHRTAPEDYAW; encoded by the coding sequence ATGCAGTACACACACCTTGGCCGTTCCGGCCTGCAGGTTTCCCGCCTGTGCCTGGGCACCATGAACTTTGGACCCCAGACCGAAGAAACGGTCGCGCACTCCATCATGGACTCCGCCCAGGACTCCGGGATCAACTTCTTTGACACCGCCAACGTATACGGCGGCACCGACCACCGCGGCTGGACAGAGGAAATCATCGGCCGCTGGTTCGCCCAGGGCGGCGAACGCCGCGAACGCACAGTGCTGGCCACCAAGCTCTACGGCACCATGACGGACCGGCCCAACGAATCCAAGCTGTCCGCCCTGAACATCAGGCGGGCGCTGGACGCGAGCCTCAAGCGGCTCCAGACCGACTACATCGACATCTACCAATTCCACCACATCGATCGGAACACCCCCTGGGACGAGATCTGGCAGGCCATGGAGGTGGCTGTCCAGCAGGGCAAGATCCTCTATGCGGGCAGCAGTAACTTTGCCGGCTGGCACATCGCCCAGGCGCAGGAATCCGCTGCCCGCCGCAACTTCACCGGCCTGGTCAGCGAGCAGTCCATCTACAACCTCCTGACCCGTGACCTGGAGCTGGAAGTCATCCCGGCCGCACAGCAGTACGGGCTCGGGCTGATCCCCTGGTCGCCGCTGCACGGCGGCCTGCTGGGCGGCGTGCTGAAGAAGGAGCGCGACGGCGTCCGCCGCACCGAAGGACGGGCGGCCGAAACCCTGAAGAAGCACCAGGAGCAGATCCGCCAATACGAGGACCTGGCCGACGACCTGGGCCACGAGCCCGGAGACGTTGCCCTCGCCTGGCTGCTGCACCAACCCGCGGTCACCGCACCGATCGTCGGTCCCCGCACGCAGGAACAGCTCGACGCCGCCATCCGCGCACTGGACGTGACGCTCGACGAAGACGCGCTCAAGCGCCTCGACGACATCTTCCCCGGGCACCGCACCGCCCCGGAAGACTACGCCTGGTGA
- a CDS encoding aldo/keto reductase has translation MSQTQQNTIPQLTLNNGVKIPQLGFGVFQVPPEETQRIVEDALEAGYRHIDTAAAYRNEAGVGAAISASGIPREDIFITTKLRNGEQGNAHEAFQNSRKALGVEFVDLYLIHWPVPSQGLYTEAWKAMEKLYANSQIRAIGVSNFLGEHLDTLLPAADVVPAVNQVEIHPTFQQQELAAKCRELGIAVEAYSPLGQGADLNATAVKDLAGKYDATPAQIVLAWHLAQGTIVIPKSADSKRMRENLGAVAVELSPAELSEISALESGARAGADPAVAAFSQM, from the coding sequence ATGTCACAGACGCAGCAAAACACCATCCCGCAGTTGACCCTCAACAACGGAGTCAAGATCCCGCAACTCGGCTTCGGCGTGTTCCAGGTGCCGCCGGAAGAAACGCAGCGCATCGTCGAAGATGCGCTCGAAGCCGGCTACCGCCACATAGATACCGCCGCCGCCTACCGAAACGAGGCCGGAGTGGGGGCTGCGATCTCCGCGTCGGGCATTCCCCGCGAGGACATCTTCATCACCACCAAGCTCCGCAACGGCGAACAGGGCAACGCCCACGAGGCATTCCAGAACAGCCGCAAGGCACTCGGCGTCGAGTTCGTGGACCTCTACCTGATCCACTGGCCCGTCCCCTCCCAGGGGCTCTACACCGAAGCTTGGAAAGCGATGGAAAAGCTGTACGCCAACAGCCAGATCCGCGCCATCGGCGTCTCGAACTTCCTCGGCGAGCACCTCGACACGCTCCTCCCGGCGGCGGACGTGGTCCCGGCGGTGAACCAGGTCGAAATCCACCCCACCTTCCAGCAGCAGGAACTGGCCGCCAAGTGCAGGGAACTCGGCATTGCCGTGGAGGCGTACAGTCCCCTCGGCCAGGGCGCGGACCTGAATGCAACGGCCGTGAAGGATCTTGCCGGCAAATACGACGCCACTCCGGCCCAGATCGTGCTGGCCTGGCACCTCGCCCAAGGCACCATCGTCATCCCCAAGTCTGCCGATTCCAAGCGCATGCGGGAGAACCTGGGTGCCGTCGCAGTGGAGCTCTCCCCTGCCGAACTCAGCGAAATTAGCGCCCTGGAGTCGGGTGCCCGCGCGGGCGCCGATCCCGCCGTCGCCGCCTTCAGCCAGATGTAA
- a CDS encoding helix-turn-helix transcriptional regulator — MGQSAEFGKFLKAMRSRLKPEDAGLPGTSGARRVPGLRREEIARLADVSTDYYTRLEQGRNIHPSRAVLDSVARALRLDSSEQAHMMDLLENCAESQRSPIPAQGVRPALRQLLGAVGDVPALVLGRRSDVLAGNPLAFLLFADFPAMPAGERNLTRWLLLDPRARELFPGWKAVAAEAVGALRVDVGRHPNDAQANQLVGELAVHSEHFRQWWAGHRVAAPSAGSIRLCHPVVGDLELDFENLVLPEDPDQVLRIFSAKPGSASADSLTLLGSFGAGMDGVASGPAAAVVQLPHETG; from the coding sequence ATGGGTCAGAGCGCCGAGTTTGGAAAATTCCTGAAGGCCATGCGGTCACGGCTGAAGCCGGAGGATGCGGGGCTGCCCGGAACCTCCGGCGCCCGGCGGGTCCCCGGGCTGCGCCGCGAGGAGATAGCCCGGCTGGCGGACGTGAGCACGGACTACTACACCCGCCTGGAGCAGGGCCGCAACATCCACCCGTCAAGGGCGGTGCTCGATTCGGTGGCGCGGGCCCTGCGCCTGGATTCCAGCGAGCAGGCGCACATGATGGACCTTCTGGAGAATTGCGCCGAATCTCAGCGCTCGCCGATCCCGGCCCAGGGTGTCCGCCCGGCCCTGCGCCAGCTCCTCGGCGCGGTGGGTGATGTCCCCGCGCTGGTCCTGGGCCGCCGGAGCGACGTCTTGGCCGGCAACCCGCTAGCCTTCCTGCTGTTTGCGGATTTCCCGGCCATGCCGGCAGGGGAGCGCAACCTCACGCGCTGGCTCCTGCTGGACCCGCGCGCCCGCGAACTGTTCCCCGGCTGGAAGGCCGTGGCAGCCGAGGCCGTCGGAGCCTTGCGCGTGGATGTCGGGCGGCACCCGAACGACGCCCAGGCCAATCAACTGGTGGGCGAACTCGCGGTCCATAGCGAACACTTCCGCCAATGGTGGGCCGGGCACCGCGTGGCCGCTCCGTCGGCGGGCAGCATACGGCTCTGCCACCCGGTGGTCGGAGACCTGGAGCTGGATTTTGAAAACCTGGTCCTCCCGGAGGACCCGGATCAGGTCCTCCGGATATTCTCCGCGAAACCGGGTTCGGCTTCGGCCGATTCCTTAACGCTGCTGGGCAGCTTCGGGGCCGGGATGGACGGTGTGGCGTCAGGACCGGCCGCTGCAGTTGTGCAGCTGCCACACGAAACAGGCTGA
- a CDS encoding dodecin, with protein sequence MSNHTYSISEIVGTSNEGVDAAVRNGIAEAAKTLRNLDWFEVKEIRGHLENGQVADWQVTIKLGFRLER encoded by the coding sequence TTGTCGAATCACACCTACAGCATTTCTGAAATTGTCGGAACTTCAAACGAGGGTGTGGACGCAGCCGTCCGCAACGGGATCGCCGAGGCCGCGAAGACCCTCCGCAACCTGGACTGGTTCGAGGTGAAAGAAATCCGCGGACACCTTGAAAACGGTCAGGTGGCCGACTGGCAGGTGACCATCAAACTGGGATTCCGCCTGGAGCGCTGA
- a CDS encoding SGNH/GDSL hydrolase family protein translates to MGNVSTFSIPGPARIPSAATTPAPHPWNRYVALGDSFTEGYGDPEPQSPGGVRGWADRVAEELSLGHQDFAYANLAVRGRLLQQIMDDQLGPALELRPDLVTLSAGGNDLVFRGSDPDKLAERLDPAIGLLSATGATVVLFTGPDWGNTPVFGRIRGKVAIFNENLRTIAARHDGVVADLWTLRQLAAPHMWDPDRLHFSPLGHHTIAAMVLETLNVPHTLKPLEPKVLPVSSWREARSSDLVWAKDYLFPWVVRRVRQRPANLGLKAKRPEPGPIFGPGVAHGPFPAGPLTAGKP, encoded by the coding sequence ATGGGAAACGTGAGTACGTTCAGCATTCCTGGACCGGCGCGGATACCCTCCGCGGCGACCACTCCGGCTCCGCACCCCTGGAACCGATACGTGGCACTGGGAGATTCCTTCACTGAGGGGTACGGCGATCCGGAGCCGCAAAGCCCGGGCGGTGTCCGGGGCTGGGCAGACCGGGTAGCGGAGGAACTGAGCCTGGGCCACCAGGACTTCGCCTACGCAAACCTGGCGGTCAGGGGCCGCCTTCTCCAGCAGATCATGGACGACCAGCTGGGGCCCGCGCTCGAACTCAGACCTGACCTTGTCACACTCTCGGCCGGCGGCAACGACCTCGTGTTCCGCGGCAGTGATCCGGACAAGCTGGCAGAGAGGCTGGATCCGGCCATCGGGCTCCTCAGCGCCACCGGGGCGACCGTGGTGCTCTTCACCGGACCGGACTGGGGGAACACTCCGGTCTTTGGCCGCATCCGCGGCAAGGTGGCCATCTTCAACGAAAACCTGCGCACCATAGCGGCCCGGCACGACGGCGTGGTGGCCGACCTGTGGACACTGCGCCAGTTGGCGGCTCCGCACATGTGGGATCCCGACCGCCTGCACTTCTCCCCGCTGGGCCACCACACCATTGCGGCGATGGTGCTGGAGACGCTCAATGTGCCCCACACCCTGAAGCCGCTGGAGCCCAAGGTGCTGCCCGTCAGCAGTTGGCGGGAGGCCAGAAGCAGTGACCTGGTCTGGGCCAAGGACTACCTGTTCCCGTGGGTGGTGCGCCGGGTCCGGCAACGGCCGGCGAACCTGGGCCTGAAAGCCAAACGACCGGAACCCGGCCCGATATTCGGTCCGGGCGTGGCACATGGCCCGTTCCCAGCCGGCCCGCTTACCGCCGGAAAGCCCTAG
- a CDS encoding metal-sensitive transcriptional regulator yields MELDPADMKPVINRLRRAQGQLAAVTRMIEEGRDCKSVVTQLAAVSSALDRAGFSIIATGLQQCLQQEDPSLDKAELEKLFLSLA; encoded by the coding sequence ATGGAACTCGATCCCGCCGACATGAAGCCGGTCATCAACCGCCTGCGCCGCGCGCAGGGGCAGCTCGCGGCAGTAACCCGGATGATCGAAGAGGGCCGCGATTGCAAGAGTGTGGTAACGCAGTTGGCCGCTGTTTCCAGCGCCTTGGACAGGGCCGGTTTCTCCATCATTGCCACGGGCCTTCAGCAGTGCCTGCAGCAGGAGGACCCCAGCCTGGACAAGGCTGAACTGGAGAAGCTCTTCCTCTCGCTCGCCTAG
- a CDS encoding FadR/GntR family transcriptional regulator codes for MARKSLVGVVADELLDRIIAGEFPPGSSVPGELELSAKHEVSRMTVREAMKTLEAQRILSVERGRGTFVNPLNRWASLEAVLRAASEGVNDASAAVQLIELRRMLETGACELAAGRISDAEIGTLHGYVAAMRKAHDTDDLAGFVEADLAFHDVILRASENVFVAVLFEPLHRVLEKRRTQTSKFRDIQEHAIGHHQAIADALESRDAGRSRSAMDAHMQQTLDDLKTYVLEAKTA; via the coding sequence TTGGCACGTAAATCACTGGTCGGCGTGGTGGCCGACGAGCTCCTGGACCGGATCATTGCCGGCGAGTTTCCTCCCGGCTCCAGCGTCCCCGGCGAGCTGGAGCTGAGCGCGAAGCACGAGGTCAGCCGGATGACCGTTCGCGAAGCCATGAAAACACTCGAAGCACAGCGCATCCTGAGCGTGGAGCGCGGGCGGGGGACGTTCGTCAACCCGCTCAACCGCTGGGCTTCCCTGGAAGCAGTGCTCCGCGCAGCCTCGGAGGGCGTGAATGACGCCTCCGCCGCAGTCCAGCTAATTGAGCTCCGCCGGATGCTGGAAACAGGGGCGTGCGAACTCGCGGCGGGCCGCATCAGCGACGCCGAGATAGGTACCCTGCACGGCTACGTGGCAGCCATGCGCAAGGCCCATGACACCGACGACCTGGCCGGCTTCGTGGAAGCCGACCTCGCCTTCCACGACGTTATCCTGCGCGCCTCGGAGAACGTTTTTGTGGCCGTCCTGTTCGAGCCGCTGCACCGCGTGCTGGAAAAGCGCCGGACGCAGACGTCCAAGTTCCGCGACATCCAGGAGCATGCGATCGGGCACCACCAGGCAATTGCGGACGCCCTGGAGTCGCGGGACGCCGGACGCTCACGCAGTGCCATGGACGCGCACATGCAGCAGACCCTGGATGACCTGAAGACATACGTGCTCGAGGCGAAAACCGCCTGA
- a CDS encoding four-carbon acid sugar kinase family protein, with amino-acid sequence MPLEADVLAAFPAEVQIPAELVADAVAASSAASPRVLVVLDDDPTGTQSVADLPVLTRWDVADFTWAFAHIRDNQTKPAVYVLTNTRSLDAAEAAERNEEIVRNALTAAGSAGSEAGTAGSGLRLGFVSRSDSTLRGHYPLEPDVIAATVAAVSGEATDGVVIIPAFPDAGRVTIGGVHYMRGTGDEAGTLTPVAETEFAKDASFGFANSEMAKYVEEKSQGRFAADSVIVLDLNIIRASTDPHISAKAIADAIESATESTPIVADIVSENDLRALSLGLEEAERRGKKLLYRVGPPFVRARIGQEIRAELSGEEAYAGNTPSEAGGLIVVGSHVGVTTRQLKALTEQHSAARIVEIDVEKLLGDAAASYLDETVDMVVEALRGGDVIVHTSRLLIRTDDAAESLRIARTVSAAVVAVVNRTLKTFPPRFVIAKGGITSSDVAAHGLEIRHAIVRGPMLPGIVSLWEPVDGPAKGIPFIVFAGNVGDDQSLAEVTRKLSNTF; translated from the coding sequence GTGCCCCTTGAAGCAGATGTACTGGCAGCCTTTCCGGCAGAGGTCCAGATTCCCGCTGAGCTGGTTGCCGACGCTGTGGCGGCGTCTTCGGCAGCCTCCCCCCGAGTGCTCGTAGTGCTCGACGACGACCCCACCGGCACCCAGTCCGTTGCGGACCTGCCCGTCCTCACCCGCTGGGACGTGGCGGATTTCACCTGGGCGTTCGCCCACATCCGGGACAACCAGACGAAGCCCGCCGTCTACGTACTGACCAACACCCGCAGCCTGGACGCGGCAGAGGCTGCCGAGCGGAACGAAGAAATCGTCCGCAACGCCCTGACCGCAGCAGGCTCAGCCGGGAGCGAAGCCGGCACCGCCGGTTCCGGCCTTCGCCTCGGCTTCGTCAGCCGCAGCGACTCCACCCTCCGCGGCCACTACCCGCTCGAGCCGGACGTCATCGCCGCCACCGTGGCCGCCGTCAGCGGCGAGGCGACCGACGGCGTCGTCATCATTCCGGCGTTCCCTGACGCCGGCCGGGTCACCATCGGCGGCGTGCACTACATGCGCGGTACGGGGGACGAAGCAGGCACGCTGACGCCGGTGGCCGAGACCGAGTTCGCGAAGGATGCCTCCTTCGGCTTCGCCAACTCCGAAATGGCCAAGTATGTGGAGGAGAAGTCGCAGGGGCGCTTTGCCGCGGACTCCGTGATCGTCCTGGACCTGAACATCATTCGGGCTTCCACCGATCCGCACATCTCCGCCAAGGCCATCGCCGACGCGATCGAGTCCGCCACCGAGTCCACCCCGATCGTGGCCGACATCGTCTCCGAAAACGACCTCCGCGCCCTCTCTCTGGGCCTCGAGGAAGCCGAACGCCGCGGCAAGAAACTCCTGTACCGCGTGGGTCCGCCGTTTGTCCGCGCCCGGATCGGCCAGGAGATCCGCGCCGAGCTCAGCGGCGAAGAGGCCTACGCCGGCAACACCCCCTCGGAAGCGGGCGGGCTCATCGTCGTCGGCTCCCATGTCGGCGTCACCACCCGCCAGCTCAAGGCCCTCACCGAACAGCACAGCGCAGCGCGCATCGTCGAGATCGACGTCGAGAAGCTGTTGGGCGATGCCGCAGCCAGCTACCTTGACGAGACGGTGGACATGGTGGTGGAGGCGCTGCGTGGCGGCGATGTCATCGTCCACACCAGCCGACTGCTCATCAGGACCGACGACGCCGCCGAAAGCCTGCGGATCGCGCGGACGGTGTCCGCTGCCGTCGTCGCGGTCGTGAACCGCACGCTCAAGACCTTTCCGCCGCGCTTCGTGATCGCCAAGGGCGGCATCACGTCCTCGGACGTCGCCGCGCACGGCCTGGAAATCCGCCACGCGATCGTCCGCGGCCCCATGCTCCCGGGCATCGTGAGCCTGTGGGAACCGGTGGACGGCCCCGCCAAGGGCATCCCGTTCATCGTGTTCGCCGGCAACGTGGGCGACGACCAGTCCCTCGCCGAGGTCACCCGCAAGCTCAGCAACACCTTCTAA
- a CDS encoding NAD(P)-dependent oxidoreductase, which yields MTSNCTITVLGLGAMGLPMATRLASQLTVHGFDIAEPRLKLAEEAGIRTFASAREASEGADALLLAVRNGEQLNDVLFGANGVASVLKPGAVVILGSTVGTDAIPATVDRLAEYGVELVDAPLSGGPKRAGEGDLLIVVGASPEAQEKARPALELLASTLTVVGDKPGDGQALKTVNQLLCGVHIAAAAEALALADALGLDQEKTLKALEAGAAGSFMLSNRGPRILEAYNEGGAEVLSRLDIFVKDMGIVGKATRAAGLAAPVAAAAEQLYLLGQAQGLAAADDSAVIKVVAPTKRNA from the coding sequence ATGACCAGCAACTGCACCATCACCGTCCTGGGGCTCGGCGCCATGGGCCTGCCCATGGCCACCCGCCTGGCCAGCCAGCTCACCGTCCACGGCTTCGACATCGCCGAGCCGCGCCTCAAGCTCGCCGAAGAAGCCGGGATCCGCACCTTCGCCTCTGCCCGCGAAGCCTCCGAAGGTGCCGACGCCCTGCTCCTGGCAGTGCGCAACGGCGAGCAGCTCAACGACGTCCTCTTCGGCGCGAACGGCGTGGCGTCCGTGCTCAAGCCGGGCGCCGTCGTGATCCTCGGCAGCACCGTAGGCACCGACGCCATCCCGGCCACGGTGGACCGGCTGGCCGAATACGGCGTCGAACTGGTGGACGCGCCCCTTTCCGGCGGCCCCAAGCGCGCCGGTGAAGGCGACCTGCTGATCGTGGTGGGCGCATCGCCCGAGGCGCAGGAAAAGGCCCGCCCCGCCCTGGAGCTGCTGGCCTCCACCCTCACCGTTGTGGGCGACAAGCCCGGCGACGGCCAGGCGCTCAAGACCGTCAACCAGCTCCTCTGCGGCGTGCACATCGCCGCCGCTGCCGAAGCCCTTGCCTTGGCCGACGCCCTCGGCCTGGACCAGGAGAAGACCCTCAAGGCCCTCGAAGCCGGTGCAGCGGGTTCGTTCATGCTTTCCAACCGCGGCCCGCGGATCCTGGAGGCCTACAACGAGGGTGGTGCAGAGGTGCTGAGCCGCCTGGACATCTTCGTCAAGGACATGGGCATCGTGGGCAAGGCCACCCGGGCCGCCGGCCTGGCGGCCCCCGTTGCCGCCGCAGCCGAGCAGCTCTACCTCCTGGGCCAGGCCCAGGGCCTCGCCGCGGCCGACGACTCCGCCGTCATCAAGGTCGTCGCCCCCACCAAGCGCAACGCTTGA